A single genomic interval of Lentimicrobium saccharophilum harbors:
- a CDS encoding queuosine precursor transporter — MQSNQNSQKRTQLYLFLSAIFLTNALVAEFAGVKIFSLEKLLGLMPAQLPFFGGQKLDFNLSVGVVIWPIVFLVSDLVNEYFGRNGVRKISFITAGMIAWSFLIVLAGTEVPPADFWLNLNQTDPTGNPFDINYAYTSIFRAGLGIIIGSLAAFLVSQLIDAYAFHYLKALTGSKKLWLRATGSTVISQLIDSFVILFIAFYLLGNWSMQQVLQVGLVQYTYKVSLAILLTPLIYLAHWLIDGYLEARGEM, encoded by the coding sequence ATGCAAAGCAATCAAAATTCACAAAAGCGCACTCAACTGTATTTGTTCCTCTCTGCCATTTTTCTTACCAACGCACTGGTTGCCGAATTTGCGGGAGTAAAGATTTTTTCGCTTGAAAAACTGCTCGGTCTGATGCCGGCACAGCTTCCTTTTTTCGGCGGGCAGAAGCTCGATTTTAACCTGAGTGTGGGGGTGGTTATCTGGCCCATTGTTTTCCTGGTTTCGGACCTGGTCAATGAATACTTCGGCCGCAACGGGGTGCGTAAGATCAGTTTTATAACCGCGGGGATGATTGCATGGTCATTTTTAATCGTTCTTGCCGGCACAGAAGTTCCTCCGGCGGATTTCTGGCTTAACCTGAACCAAACAGATCCAACCGGCAACCCTTTCGACATCAACTATGCCTATACCAGTATATTCAGAGCCGGGCTGGGAATCATTATCGGTTCACTGGCAGCCTTTCTCGTCAGCCAGTTGATCGATGCCTATGCATTCCATTACCTGAAAGCCCTTACCGGCAGTAAAAAACTCTGGTTGCGGGCAACCGGCTCCACCGTGATTTCGCAGCTGATCGACAGTTTTGTAATCCTTTTCATTGCTTTTTACCTGCTCGGAAACTGGAGTATGCAGCAGGTATTGCAGGTAGGGCTGGTTCAATACACCTATAAGGTTTCACTGGCAATCCTGCTTACGCCCCTGATCTATCTGGCACACTGGCTGATCGACGGATATCTCGAAGCCCGGGGAGAAATGTAA
- a CDS encoding T9SS type A sorting domain-containing protein: MKKILFTISILILSVETGFTQTNVYHPFPDSAIWRVDYYYNYAFQHPCYVRYYFQYFVQGDTLINSCIYKKIYRSSVQVDTVSCNSPMNPPAAPASGYAGALKDDSLANKTFFVFPDTTVDSLLYDYNLGVGDTLNGIISHYFVYNFDLVVISTDSVLINGQYRKKWNFDMIGHNIYPYIIEGIGSNFGLIEPVYSYAIDFTDRYLVCARNSSVIYFLSDYPSSVGCELVLNSGPEIRLTGKPAVFPNPFSYKTTLRSDYNFSDATLTIINSSGQQVKIIKNFNDREIDLYRDNLPSGIYLLILESEHNIIATEKLAIVD; the protein is encoded by the coding sequence ATGAAAAAAATCCTTTTTACCATTTCAATCTTAATATTGAGTGTCGAAACCGGCTTTACACAAACAAATGTTTACCATCCGTTTCCAGATTCTGCTATCTGGAGAGTGGACTATTATTATAACTATGCTTTTCAGCATCCATGCTATGTCAGGTATTATTTCCAGTACTTTGTTCAAGGCGACACCCTGATAAATTCATGCATTTATAAAAAAATATACAGATCTTCCGTTCAGGTTGACACCGTGTCATGCAATTCTCCAATGAATCCTCCGGCGGCCCCGGCTTCAGGTTATGCAGGGGCATTGAAAGATGATTCCCTTGCTAATAAAACATTTTTTGTTTTCCCTGATACAACGGTTGATTCTTTGCTGTATGATTACAATCTCGGGGTTGGCGATACGTTGAATGGCATTATATCCCATTACTTTGTCTATAATTTTGACCTGGTTGTTATATCAACCGACTCGGTTTTAATAAACGGACAATACAGAAAAAAATGGAATTTTGACATGATCGGGCATAATATCTACCCCTATATCATTGAGGGCATCGGATCCAATTTTGGATTGATAGAGCCTGTTTATTCCTATGCTATTGATTTTACAGACAGATATCTGGTCTGTGCCAGGAATAGCTCCGTTATATACTTTTTATCAGATTATCCGTCGTCTGTTGGCTGTGAACTGGTACTTAACAGCGGGCCTGAGATCAGGTTAACCGGAAAACCTGCTGTTTTCCCGAATCCGTTTTCATACAAAACGACCCTCAGATCAGATTATAACTTCTCTGACGCAACGCTGACGATCATCAACTCATCCGGGCAACAGGTGAAAATAATAAAGAATTTCAATGACAGGGAAATTGATCTTTATCGCGATAATTTACCTTCCGGGATTTATCTGCTGATACTGGAAAGTGAACACAATATCATTGCAACAGAGAAACTGGCAATTGTTGATTAA
- a CDS encoding sigma-54-dependent Fis family transcriptional regulator codes for MARKNRKQEEIIHDSHERSKKYGVTRDQQYPSLLLSEQEKAVLLDGNRDLIRVAGPFLDMLYNFLEGSGFIILLTDKNGCILSITGDPEPVGAASGLNMVVGAFMNEKSIGTNAMGTALSENSPVQVSASEHFITAYHRWTCSAAPVHDDAGNIIGTVNLTGGRELVHPHTLGLVVAAVTAIENQLKNLKNEYRLKESARYISQVMDSLSLAVMSVSEDGLITSANKMAHKLLKYPHGMLSGKAIDGCIPDYKKLLQAIHEPGIMLDEDTQIITSSGPESFSLNAYPITRPDGKIEGMVISFREMKRVYKTVNKYTGMHARYTFEDLIGESDELRRVTEYAKTVADSPSTVLITGESGTGKEVIAQSMHNHSARASNGFVALNCGAIPATLIESELFGYDEGAFTGAFKGGRPGKFELANGGTLFLDEIGEMPPDMQVKLLRTLQEGVITRVGGSRQIPVDVRIIAATNKNLKEEIEKGTFRSDLFYRLSVIPIHLPALRERREDIPLLISYFLNLKSVKLKKSTPEISKDLFIRLTGYHWPGNIRELENFIEKYVNLGGDLSFDPESFSAEKKSASKESSGNDKPGRTILNLAEAEKQTILSALRATESNISQTARLLGISRNALYEKMKRHGIG; via the coding sequence ATGGCCCGGAAAAACCGGAAACAGGAAGAAATTATTCACGATTCGCATGAGCGGAGCAAGAAGTACGGGGTCACACGCGATCAGCAATACCCTTCACTGCTGCTCTCCGAGCAGGAAAAAGCGGTGTTGCTTGACGGAAACCGTGACCTGATCCGCGTTGCCGGACCTTTCCTCGACATGCTCTATAATTTTCTGGAAGGATCGGGATTTATCATTTTACTTACCGATAAAAACGGCTGCATTCTCAGCATTACCGGTGATCCTGAGCCCGTTGGGGCAGCTTCCGGATTGAACATGGTGGTAGGCGCGTTTATGAATGAAAAGAGTATAGGCACCAATGCCATGGGTACCGCGCTGAGTGAAAATTCCCCTGTTCAGGTATCTGCCTCCGAGCACTTTATAACCGCGTATCACCGCTGGACCTGTTCCGCAGCCCCTGTACATGATGATGCCGGGAACATCATCGGCACCGTTAACCTGACCGGAGGCCGCGAACTTGTTCATCCGCACACCCTCGGCCTGGTGGTTGCAGCCGTAACTGCCATCGAAAATCAGCTGAAAAACCTGAAAAATGAGTACCGCCTGAAGGAATCAGCCAGGTACATCAGCCAGGTGATGGATTCACTATCACTGGCTGTGATGTCGGTAAGTGAAGACGGGCTGATCACATCCGCCAACAAGATGGCTCACAAATTACTGAAATATCCGCATGGCATGCTTTCGGGAAAAGCGATTGATGGTTGCATTCCCGATTATAAAAAGCTGCTTCAGGCCATTCATGAGCCGGGTATTATGCTTGATGAGGACACCCAGATCATCACCTCCTCTGGTCCTGAGTCATTCAGCCTGAACGCCTACCCAATTACCCGGCCTGACGGCAAAATTGAAGGCATGGTCATCAGTTTCAGGGAAATGAAAAGGGTTTATAAGACCGTGAATAAATACACAGGCATGCATGCCCGCTATACTTTTGAAGACCTGATCGGCGAAAGTGATGAGCTCAGGCGGGTGACGGAATATGCAAAAACGGTAGCCGACAGCCCGTCAACCGTACTGATTACAGGGGAAAGCGGCACCGGCAAAGAGGTAATTGCCCAATCCATGCATAACCACAGCGCCAGGGCATCGAATGGTTTTGTAGCCCTTAACTGCGGCGCCATCCCCGCCACCCTGATCGAAAGTGAGTTGTTTGGTTACGATGAAGGGGCGTTCACCGGAGCCTTCAAGGGCGGAAGGCCGGGAAAATTCGAGCTGGCTAACGGAGGCACACTGTTTCTGGACGAAATCGGCGAAATGCCGCCCGATATGCAGGTTAAACTGCTCAGAACATTGCAGGAGGGTGTAATCACCCGTGTTGGAGGCAGCAGACAAATTCCGGTTGATGTCCGGATTATCGCAGCAACAAATAAAAATCTCAAAGAAGAAATTGAAAAAGGAACATTCCGGAGCGACCTCTTTTACCGGCTGAGTGTCATCCCGATCCATCTGCCCGCCCTGCGGGAGCGCAGAGAGGATATACCACTGCTGATCAGCTATTTCCTGAACCTGAAGTCTGTAAAACTGAAAAAGAGCACACCGGAAATCAGCAAGGATTTGTTTATCAGGCTTACCGGTTACCACTGGCCCGGCAATATCAGGGAACTGGAGAATTTTATCGAGAAATATGTGAATCTGGGTGGAGACCTTTCCTTCGATCCTGAATCATTTTCTGCAGAAAAAAAGAGCGCATCAAAGGAATCATCCGGCAATGACAAGCCCGGAAGGACAATCCTCAACCTCGCTGAAGCTGAAAAACAAACCATTTTGTCAGCGCTCAGGGCAACAGAAAGTAACATCAGCCAGACTGCCAGATTACTGGGTATAAGCCGGAACGCACTTTACGAAAAAATGAAGCGCCACGGCATCGGTTGA
- the nuoE gene encoding NADH-quinone oxidoreductase subunit NuoE → MRVARIQKAEKPLNGEVPDLNLLNPLIEKYKERKGNMIPLLQGAQNIYGYIPRQAFEKISADTGLSLSEMYGVATFYAQFRLKPVGKHIIKVCHGTACHVQNANSITDAIQDSLKIKDTETTEDGMFTLESVACLGCCSLAPVMMIGEDTYGKLTGKDAVKIIKEIRLKENRQEEK, encoded by the coding sequence ATGCGCGTTGCACGAATTCAAAAAGCAGAAAAGCCTCTCAATGGTGAAGTTCCTGACCTCAACCTGCTGAACCCGCTTATAGAGAAATACAAAGAGCGCAAAGGGAATATGATCCCCCTGCTTCAGGGAGCCCAGAACATTTATGGTTATATCCCCCGCCAGGCTTTTGAAAAAATTTCAGCGGATACAGGTTTAAGTCTCAGCGAAATGTATGGCGTGGCAACATTCTACGCACAGTTCAGGCTGAAACCCGTTGGAAAACACATTATAAAAGTTTGTCACGGAACAGCCTGTCATGTTCAGAATGCCAATTCCATTACCGATGCCATTCAGGATTCTTTAAAAATAAAGGATACAGAAACCACTGAAGACGGGATGTTTACGCTCGAATCCGTAGCCTGTCTCGGATGTTGCTCCCTGGCCCCGGTGATGATGATAGGTGAAGACACCTACGGAAAACTCACCGGGAAAGACGCGGTGAAGATTATCAAGGAAATCAGGTTAAAGGAAAACCGGCAGGAAGAAAAATAA
- a CDS encoding NADH-quinone oxidoreductase subunit NuoF: MSKTQVIVGLGSCGIAAGAGKTYNKIKALKEAENLDFELKKTSCVGMCYREPLVEIVDSTGTYLYGEIDEDRVFEIIDKHIVQGSPVKEYVVQSDLFKTPENEFLDEQVKIVLRNCGHMDPESIEEYQARQGYAAIRKIAGEQISGADVIQKVLDSGIRGRGGGGFPTGMKWRFAAGNPSDEKFIICNADEGDPGAFMDRSVLEGDPHSVLEGMIIGAYAIGATEGVIYCRAEYPLAIKRLNIALDQARANGFLGQNILGIKGFNFDIHIKEGAGAFVCGEETALIASVEGERGMPRKRPPFPAASGLWRKPTNINNVETYANIPWIILNGPEAYAKYGTEKSKGTKVFALAGKIRRSGLVEVPMGITIRDVIFKLGGGIKDNKKFKAVQMGGPSGGCIPEYLADTIVDYDSVNATGAIMGSGGMVVMDETTCMIDVAKFFLDFTQKESCGKCTFCRIGTKRMLEILNRITDGEGRDGDIELLEELAYQIKDTSLCGLGQTAPNPVLTTIRYFRDEYEAHIYHKKCPAKVCKKLLTYEVDPEKCTGCTVCAKNCPTHAIDGDRKQIHFIRQDACIRCGECYSRCKFDAIKIF, from the coding sequence ATGAGTAAAACACAGGTAATTGTAGGATTGGGCAGTTGCGGCATTGCAGCCGGGGCCGGCAAGACCTACAACAAAATCAAGGCATTGAAAGAAGCCGAAAATCTGGACTTTGAATTGAAGAAAACCAGTTGCGTAGGCATGTGCTACCGGGAACCACTGGTTGAAATCGTGGACAGCACAGGAACTTACCTTTACGGCGAAATTGATGAGGACAGGGTATTTGAGATTATCGACAAACATATCGTCCAGGGAAGTCCGGTAAAAGAATATGTTGTACAGTCGGATCTTTTTAAAACGCCTGAAAATGAATTTCTTGACGAACAGGTAAAAATCGTGCTGCGTAACTGCGGACATATGGACCCTGAGAGTATTGAGGAATATCAGGCGCGTCAGGGATATGCCGCCATCCGCAAAATTGCCGGAGAGCAGATTTCCGGGGCGGATGTTATCCAGAAGGTACTTGATTCCGGAATCAGGGGCCGGGGCGGCGGTGGATTTCCCACCGGTATGAAATGGCGGTTCGCCGCCGGCAATCCTTCTGATGAAAAATTCATCATCTGCAATGCCGACGAAGGCGATCCGGGGGCTTTTATGGACCGTTCAGTATTGGAGGGGGATCCGCATTCCGTGCTCGAAGGCATGATTATCGGCGCCTATGCCATCGGCGCCACCGAAGGAGTCATCTACTGCAGGGCTGAGTATCCCCTGGCCATCAAACGGCTTAACATTGCCCTTGACCAGGCCAGGGCAAATGGATTCCTGGGTCAAAACATCCTTGGAATCAAAGGATTTAACTTCGACATACATATCAAGGAGGGTGCCGGTGCTTTTGTCTGCGGTGAAGAAACGGCCCTGATTGCATCGGTGGAAGGTGAGCGCGGGATGCCCCGGAAACGCCCTCCATTCCCGGCTGCTTCAGGATTGTGGCGCAAGCCTACCAACATCAACAATGTTGAGACTTACGCCAATATACCCTGGATTATTCTCAACGGCCCGGAAGCCTATGCAAAATATGGCACCGAAAAAAGCAAGGGCACCAAGGTGTTTGCCCTCGCAGGAAAAATCAGGCGGTCAGGCCTCGTTGAAGTCCCTATGGGCATCACCATCAGGGATGTAATCTTTAAATTGGGCGGAGGAATCAAGGATAACAAAAAATTCAAGGCCGTTCAAATGGGAGGCCCTTCCGGCGGGTGTATTCCCGAATACCTGGCCGACACCATCGTGGATTACGATTCGGTAAATGCCACAGGCGCCATCATGGGATCAGGCGGTATGGTCGTGATGGATGAAACCACCTGCATGATTGATGTGGCCAAATTCTTTCTTGACTTTACTCAAAAGGAAAGTTGCGGAAAATGCACCTTCTGCCGTATAGGGACGAAACGGATGCTTGAAATCCTGAACCGCATCACCGATGGGGAAGGCAGGGATGGCGACATCGAACTGCTCGAAGAACTTGCCTACCAGATCAAGGATACGTCGCTTTGCGGACTGGGACAGACAGCGCCGAATCCCGTGCTCACCACGATCCGCTATTTCCGCGATGAATATGAAGCACATATTTATCACAAAAAATGCCCGGCCAAAGTCTGCAAGAAATTGCTGACTTATGAGGTAGATCCGGAAAAATGCACCGGGTGCACGGTTTGCGCCAAAAACTGCCCTACCCATGCCATCGATGGCGACAGAAAGCAGATTCATTTCATCCGTCAGGATGCCTGTATCCGCTGTGGCGAGTGCTATTCGAGATGTAAATTCGACGCCATCAAGATCTTCTGA